CATAACCACCCATGCCACCATACGCAGTGCCACGCAAATGCACTTCACCTGTCAGGCGTTGCATTTGTGGACCACCATAGATTTGGAAGTTTTTGTTTTCACCCAATTTGGCACCAAGTAATAATGTGGCGTTTTGGGTGCGGATTTCTACGTTGGTGCCTTCGTCTTTTTGTTCTTCGGCAGTAGATGCGACATTTAACGCACTGCCTAAGTTGCGAGCAGTGGTTACAGTGCTAGCAAGCTGTGCTTGTAGTGCGGTAGTATCGCCACCAGCTGCTGCAGTTTGTGCGATGGCATTTTGTAACTGAGCAATACCAGCTTGGGCTTGTGCAAATCGTGCTTGGGCAGTTGCCACATTAGGAGCAAGACCACCAGTTAAAGCATTAACTGTTGCATCTGCCCCTTGGCTAACAAAGTTATTGCTACCACCATACTGTACCGCCGCACCCCATGGCTCATCATAAAGTACGCCCACACTAAACGTGTCATTAATGTCCGCTTTCACACCAAAACGCCCAAAATCATAGGCTTCGGCAATGTCAGAGATTGAGTTGTCAGAGATGTCCTTGCCTGACACATCCGCATCAATATAAGTATAGACCACTTCGCCATAAGTGCCATCTTGTAAAAATGCCGTGATGTCCTGCCCTGAACGGTCAAGACCTGCTGCATCTGCCACGCCAACTGCACTGATGGACGCAATCGCTACTGCTAAGTGTTTGTAGTTAAACATAGAACCACTCCGATTTATTACCATAAAATTTCCGTATGTCGCACATACACCTAGAAATCCTGCCAAAACATCCATACAACTGTTTTTACAATCGTATAACAAACGTTTTAACAAATGTTTCATTGCTACATATTAAAACAAAATAACTCATAAAGCAATAGCAAAAACCGCACAAAATCCCCATTTTTTGGCATTTCATCAAAAATTTGTAAATATGGATAAATGATTACAAATAATAATTATTATTATAAATTAAATACTGTTTTTTGTTTTATCCACTCAATAATGCGGTGGTCTGTCTGCCAATAAATCAAACGGAGCAATGCCGTCATCATCACGACTTTCTAAGAATTTATACAAAAGTTTTAATTGGTCTTGCAAGTCTTTTAACGTCTTATCCTGCTGGGCAATAACGTCATTTAGTGTATCTACCGTATTTTCAAGATAGGCGATTTTGATTTGTAAGTCAGTAATATCAGCGTGGGTGCCTGTCATTTTATTTTCCCCTTTAAGGTGTAAATTTGCTATAATTGGCACATTTTATCATTGAAAAGCAGGTAGTGGTATAAAAAGTATGCCAAACTAGGTTTTCCGTTCGCCCTTGTATCAACCCAACACCAAACCTAGATTATCTGCTAGAATGTTGTTGGGTTATACAAGCAAAGAGAACACGGGTTCGCCCTTAGTGTCTTAACACTGGTGCTCAGATGGTGTCCTTTGCTTGTCATCTTAACTCTGAATGGTATCTAAGTGCGTTTATTAAAACAGACACTGCATAAACAAGGCAAGAGACAGATGATACACTATATTGGCATAGACATCAGCAAAGCAAAGTTTGATGTTGCATTTATAAACCCAAGCACAAATAAAGTAAAAACCAAGGTTTTTAACAACAACAAAGCAGGCTTTGATTTACTGCTTGCTTGGTTAAAAACCAATGTCAGCAATCATCTTGATGAGCTACACATCATCCTAGAAGCAACAGGGGTTTATCATGAACACCTAAGTGAGTTTCTTGATGATAATAATATCAAGCAAAGCATTGTCAATCCTAACTATGTCCGCAAATTTGCAGACAGTTTGGGGGTAATCCATAAAACTGATAAAAAAGACAGCATTATTTTATCAAGGTATGGTTATAGCCACAAGCCTGAGGTTTGGGTAGCACCTAGCATTGAAGCCAAACAGCTAAAAGCTCTATTGGCTCGCTTAGAAGCACTCAAAGAAGATTTGCAACGAGAGCAAAACCGACAAGAGTTGCTCTTATCACCCAATCTGCCCGATTTGGTTAAAGCATCCATGCAAACAGTCATCAATGTCCTTCAAGAGGAAATTGCCAAACTCACCAAAGACATTGATGACTTTGTTGACAAACAACCAAGTTTAAAGCAAGACAAAACCTTACTTGAAACCATTGACGGCATTGGTTCTGTTATTGCCAAAGAAGTGGTATGCTTAATACATACCAAACAATTTAAAAAAGCCTCACAGATGGCTTCGTTTTTAGGCTTAATACCCAAACAAAGACAGTCAGGTGTCTTTAAGGGAGCAACCAAACTGTCCAAACAAGGGCAAGTCTCTTTGCGTGCTAAGCTGTATATGTCTGCAATGAGTGCCATTCGTTATAATAGCACCATTAAGGCATTTTATGAACGATTACAACAAAACGGTAAAACCAAAATGCAAGCCTTATGTGCTTGTATGCGTAAATTGGTACATATCTGTTTTGGTGTTATCAAAACCCAAACATCCTTTGAGCAACAAGTATCTTTAAGTTAGTTTGTAAGATACTAGATACCAGATACTTAAAAAACCATTGACTTAGGTGGGGTATCATGGTATCTGAGCCATGCCTGCGGGTGAAAGAAAACCTTTTCATGGTTCGACAAGCTCACCACGAACGGTTTTCTTAATAACATATTTTTAAACCAAAACCAAAAATCCGTATTGAAAATAAATTATGGCACTCATTCATCTAAAAAATATCTCTCTTGCCTTTGGCGTTGCCCCTGTCTTAGACCACGTTAATTTTAGCCTTGATGTGGGCGAGCGGGTGTGTCTGATTGGGCGAAATGGCGAAGGTAAATCCACACTCTTTAAGCTCATTGACGGCACACAAAGCCCCGATGACGGCGAGATTATCATTGCAGACGGTATCAAGATTGCCATGCTTGCCCAAGACGTGCCAAGCGATGACGGCACCTTGCTTGACATTGTCATGAATGGCGATGAAAAAGTGGCAACCCTGCTTCGCCAATACCACGACCTATCGGACAAATGCGGAACGGGCGACATGACCGCCTGCGAGCGTATGACGGACGTGCAACATGAGATTGACGCTTTGCATGGCTGGGAGCTAGAACGAAACGCTCGCACCTTACTTGACAACATGGGGCTAAACCCTACCGACCGCCTTGCCGACTTATCGGGCGGACGAAAAAGACGGGTTTTGCTCGCTCGGGCATTGGTGGTTAAGCCTGATGTGTTGCTACTTGATGAGCCGACCAACCATTTGGACGTAGAGAGCATTGACTGGCTAGAAAATTACCTGCTCGGGCAAAATTTGACCGTGCTGTTTATCACGCACGATCGCAAATTTGTGGATAATCTTGCCACTCGCATTGTGGAGCTAGACCGTGGCAAACTCTCCACTTATGACGTAACCCAAGGGGTTAAGGGCTATGCTCGCTATCAAGAGTTAAAGGAATTGGAGCTTGCCAGCGAACAAAAATCTTTTGAAGAATTTGACAAAAAACTTGCCCAAGAAGAAGTATGGATTCGCCAAGGCATTAAAGCAAGACGTACTCGTAACGAAGGGCGTGTGCGTGCGTTAAAGGCACTTCGTGAAGAGCGAAAACAACGCCGTGATGTGGTGGGGAGCGTTTCACTCACCCAAAACATATCCGAAAAATCGGGCAAAATCGTCTGTGAAGTCAAGGACTTAACTCTACAATATGACGGCAAAATACTGGTCAAAAACTTCTCAACCCTGCTCATGCGTGGCGACAAAGTCGGCATCATCGGTAATAATGGCGTGGGCAAAACCACCCTAATCCGCACCGTGCTTGGGCTTGATGACTCTGCCAAAGTGGGCGGTACGGTCAAGCTCGGCACAAACCTAAATATCGCCTTTTTTGACCAATTAAAAGACCAATTAGACTTTGATAAATCCGTTGCCGAAAACGTCTCTGAAGGCTCGGACTATGTGGACGTGGGCGGAAGACGCACGCACATTTTGGGGTATTTGCAGGACTTCTTGTTCACGCCAAACCGTGCCAGAACACCTGTCAAAGCCCTATCAGGGGGCGAAAAAGCCCGTGTATTGCTCGCCAAAAATTTGCTAAAACCTGCCAACGTCTTGGTGCTTGATGAGCCGACCAACGACCTTGACATGGCAACGCTTGAACTATTAGAAGAGTTTGTCGCAGGCTTTGACGGCACGATTTTGCTCATCAGCCACGACCGCACCTTTATGGACAACGTGGTAACGCAAACGTGGGTATTTGGCACGGACAAGGACGGTCATGGCGTGATTGATGAATATGTGGGCGGTTATCAAGATTATCTCACTCAAAAAGCCCGCCATGAACCAACCAAGCCCAAAGCGGATAAAGTTGAAAAATCAGAAACAGTCAAAGCTGACAAACCAAAATCCGACACGCCCAAAGCTGAACAAAAACGCAAACTCTCCTATAAAGAACAACGTGAATTAGAAAGCCTACCCAATGAAATTGCCGACCTTGAAAGCGAGCAAAGCGAGCTAAATGACAAACTGGCGGACGGTTCGTTATTTGTCAGTGATTTGGCATTGGCGACCCAATATAGCGAACGACTTGGCGAGATTGATGAGCTTTTAATGGAAAAATTAGAGCGTTGGGATGAATTGGAAAATTTGGTAAAATAAAAAGATTTTCAAGCCTTAGGTTTTCCGTTCGCCCTGAGCTTGTCGAAGGGTGATAGAAAACCGTAGGTTGCCCAAGCTCACCACGAACGGTTTTCTTAGTTTATTTCAAATTCAAAAGCGTATAAGACAAAAACAATGAGCAATAAAAACTGCTGTGGGGGCAATTGCCACACCGACAATCAAACCCCACAATCAAATAACCCACAAATTGACATTAAAAAAATGCCCGATTTGACCGCCACTCACAAACAAACAAGCATGGCGGACAAAGCCCCATTTCAATGGGAATTTTTATTGCCAAAATACTGGGGAATTTGGCTTGCGTTAATGATATTTTTACCGCTTGTTTATTTGCCACTTCGTATCCAGTTTTGGCTTGGCAGAAAAATTGGCGAATTGGCGTATATGCTTATCAAAAGACGGGTCAAAGATACGCTCACGAATTTAACCCTTGCCTTTCCCAATAAAAGCGATGATGAAAAAGTGCTAATCGCCAAACAGGTTTTTGTCAATCAAGGCATTGGTATTTTTGAGACGCTAAACGCATGGTTTCGCCCCAATGTCTTTAAACGCACGTTTAGCATTTCAGGATTACAGCATTTAATCACCGCTCAAAAAGAAAATAAAGCCGTGATATTATTGGGCGGGCATTTTACGACATTAGATTTGGGTGGGCGATTATGTACGCAGTTTTTCCCTGCTGACTGTCTATACCGTAAACAAAATAATCCGCTTTTGGAATGGTTTATCTATAATGGTCGCCGTCATATTTTTGATGAGCAGATTAATAGCCGTGATATGAAAAAACTCATCAGTCGAATTAAAGATAGTAAAGTGATATGGTATAGCCCTGACCAAGATTTTGGCTTGGAGCATGGGGTCATGGCGACATTTTTTGGCGTGCCGTCTGCAACCATTATCGCCCAAAGACGATTTGCCAGCATGAATAAAAAAAATCCGCCTGTGTTTATTGCCTTTGATATGATTCGCCAAACGCCTGACAATATCCCCAAAGGCAAACGCCCGCATTATCATATCAGCCTATCGCCTGTCATTGAAAATTACCCAAGCGATGATGAAGTGGCGGACGCCCAGCGTATTAACGACATCATGGAGCATAGTATCAAAAAGGATATTGCCCAATGGATGTGGTTTCATCGGCGGTTTAAAACGCAGGCGGACGGGACGGATTATTATGGGTGAGTTATTTTAACCAGTTTTCCACTCTTAGTCCGTCCACTCGGTTAAATTCACGTTCGTTATTGGTAACGACAACCAACCCTAAACTTCTGGCGTGTCCTGCTATCATGACATCATACGCCCCAATGGGTGTACCTTGTTTTTCAAGCGTGGCTTTGATGTTGGCGGTTTGAAAACTGGCACGAACATCATAATCCAATACGGTCAGCGTATCAGCAAATACTTCTAAGGCATGAAAGGATTTTTCACGAGACATGGACTTTTCAGCACCGACCGCCAGCTCCATGAGTGTTACGCTACTAATACAGAGCTCGTATTGATGTAGATTAAACCGCTCACGCACAATTTGCGGTTTGTTTTTCATGGCATAAATGCAAATATTGGTGTCAAGCATATAAGTCATCATGGGAAAAGCTCTTCTCGCTCTTGGGGCATGGGTTGTTCCCGTTCACTCATAAAATCATCTGGCACGTCCACATGGTCAAAAAAATAATCCCATGCCGACCCCGCAGGCGACAAGATGCGAGTATTACCCACCACTTTAACATCAACGTGCTTGATGTTATCAGGGAATGCCACGACTTTGGGTAGGCGAACAGCTTGGGTCTGGTTGGTTTTAAAGATACTGGCAACAGTCATAACAATTCCCCTTATGATTGTGTATATTTTAGATATATACATTATAAAATTTCCTGCTTATTTTGTCAAAATGATTTTTGCCAGACTATAAAAAATGATAAAATATAGGGTGTGCTTGCCTTTGGTATTTGCAATAAAAACTGATTAAAGCGAGAAACTTTATCGTATTATAAAAATGTTATCAATGTCAGACATGCCCTATATTTTAAAGAAAATTTTAAAAAAATTTGCTATAATTGACATTCATTTTGACAAGGATAAAACCATGCAACTTACCACAAGAGAATTGGTTGAAAAATTTGGCTCTCATCGCTTGATTGTGCTTGATGATGATGTTTTGGCAGATTTTGACGATGATACCGTGCTTTTATTATCCGCCCAAAAACCAACCAAAAAACCCATTTTGCCAGAAATTGCCAAATACGCCAATTTTTTAAAAAATGATGTTGCCGATGATAATGAAAATATTGACGAGCAAAGCAAACGCATCATGGCAATGCTAAATGCTGATGATAAACGCATTAAGGCAGGTTTATGAAAACCATTAGCATAGACACCAATATTCTTGCCCGTTATTTTTTGGGCGATGATATTGACCAACAAGAAATGGCATTGCAATTATTAAGTAATTATCAATGTTTTGTACCCATAACAGTGATATTAGAATTGGCGTGGGTATTACAATCTTACGATAAATCAAAACTAAGTGTCATTGAAAGTATTTTGATTTTATCAAAATTACCCACGATTATTTTAGAACATAAACAAGCGGTAATTTCTGCAATGCGTTGGGCGATTGAAGGCATGGATATTGCTGATGCCATTCATTTAGCCATTGCCAAACAGTATGATTATTTACCATTAAGCAGTTTTGATAAACGATTTATCAATAAATCAAAAAGCATTGATAATGCACCCATTTGCCAAACCGTCAAAAGTTTGATTGAACAATAATTTAACATTAAGAGAAAATCATGACCGCACCAACCACCAAACGCATTTTAACAGGCATTACCACCACAGGCATTCCCCATTTGGGCAACTATGTCGGAGCGATTCGCCCTGCCATTCAAGCGGTGCAAAACTCCGATGATGACGCCTTTTTCTTTTTGGCGGATTATCATGGGATTATCAAATGTTTTGACCCTGATGAGATTCATCGCTCCACCAAAGCCATTGCCGCCACTTGGATTGCCTGCGGTCTTGACCCCGAGAAAGTTACCTTTTATCGCCAGTCGGACATTCCTGAGATTCCTGAGCTTGCGTGGATTTTAAACTGCTCTTGTGCCAAAGGTCTGATGAACCGAGCCCACGCCTACAAAGCGAGCGTGGATATGAACCTTGCCAAAGAAGACACGGACGCTGACTTTGGTATCAGCATGGGGCTGTTTAGCTATCCTGTGCTGATGAGTGCGGATATTTTGATGTTTAACGCCACGCACGTCCCTGTCGGCAAAGACCAGATTCAGCACATTGAAATGGCACGAGACATTGCAGGGACGTTTAATTTTAAATACAAAGAGCTGTTCACGCTCCCGACTGCCGTAACGGACGAAAACACGCCCCTACTGACAGGGCTTGACGGTCGCAAAATGAGCAAATCCTACGGCAACACCATTCCGCTATTTGGGGACGGCAGTCCCACCATTGACCCGCAAAAGGCACTAAAAAAAGCAATCGGACAAATCGTAACCAACTCCCAAGCCCCCGAAGAACCCAAAAATCCCGATGAATGTAATATTTTTGAGATTTATAAGGCCTTTGCCACGCCTGATGAGATAAATGCCCTTGCCGAGCATTATAGACGTGGTATCGGTTGGGGCGAAGCTAAGGAGATTTTGTTTAACAAGATTGACGGCGAGATTGCTCCCATGCGTGAAAAATACGCTCATCTTATGGCAAATCCTAAGGAGCTTGAAGAGATTTTGCAAATGGGGGCGGTTAAGGCTCGCCGTGTCGCCCAAAAACAGCTCGATAAAACCAGACGTGCGATTGGGATTAAACCGCTTGCGAAGTTGAAATAAATGGATATTTTGCCCATTTTTATCAATTCATTAAAACCACTTTTGTGGTTTTTGCCAATATTTTTCATCATCGCCTTTTTAAAATCACCCTTATTTAAAGGGTGGTTTGGCGAAAAATTGGTAAATATAAAATCAAACAGTACTTTACCAACAGATATTTATCATGATTTTCATGATGTTTTAATTCAAGATGAATTTGGCATTACGCAAATTGACCATATTTATATTTCTAAATTTGGTATTTTTGTGGTGGAAACCAAAAATTATCAAGGTTGGATTTTTGGCAAAGTTCATGATAAAAAATGGGTGCAAAATATTTATGGCAAAAAGCAATTCTTTCAAAATCCATTACATCAAAATTACCGACACATCAAAGCCTTAGAAAAAACTTTAAATTTAACAAATGATTATTTTCATTCTGTTATTGTTTTTGCTGGGAATTGTGAATTAAAAAACTCTTTTCCTGATAATATTTGTTACTTATCAAATTTTACGGATTATATTTTATCCATAAAAGAACCCATACTTCGCCAAGATGAGATAGAGCGTTTAATTCATTTATTAAACATGAAAAGATTGGAAAACAATAAAACCAACAAAAAAGAACATATCAAACATTTAAGGCAAACCCATTAAATGACCGACACCGCCCAACCCGACACCCCCATCCGTATTTTTGATACGCCCGTTTCATCATTGCCTGATGATTTATATATCCCACCCCAAGCATTTGCGATATGGCTTGAACAATTTGCAGGCCCGCTTGATTTTTTGTTGTATTTGGTTAAAAAGAATAATTTTGATTTGACCGAAACCGCCATTTTACCGATTACCGAGCAGTATTTGACCTACATCAAAGAGCTTGATGATACTTATTTTGAACTGGCGGGCGATTATCTGCTCATGGCAAGTACGCTCATTGCCATAAAAAGCGAACTTTTGCTACCCCAACCTGAAATCATAGGCGAAGAGCTGAGCCCCAAAGCACGACTCATCAGACGGCTAGAAGAATATGCCCAAATCAAAGAAGCCAGTCGCCGACTAGACAGTCTCATCCGCCTAGAACGTGATGTGTTTTTGGCATTTGCAAGCCTGCCTAGTAGTGAAGCCATGAAAGCCGAATTGCCAAGCTACTCGCCCCAGATACTCATCAACAGCTTGATTACTATGCAAATCAAGCCTGATTATCAAATGCACCACATCAAGACCGACCCTGTGCCACTGCCTGAGCGTATCGCTAAGATTAGCCTGATGTTAAGCCAACAAGGCTCTGGCACGTTTGCCGAGCTACTCGATGAAACGCAGGGGCGTGTGGGCGTGGTCGTGAGTTTTGTGGCGGTGTTAGAGCTTCTAAAACGGGGGCTGATTGGCTTTGCTGACGGTGATGACGCCCTACTCAAAAGTGAGATAAATGTGGACATCGCCCAGAGTTTTCAGCTTGAAGTCATGGACGCCCCCACGTCCAAAAAAGGCAAGCAAAAAGACCCTTTATTTAACATCAACAACACCGGCTTTGACTTGTCCGAGCAGACTTTATATTGGCTTCATTGATCATTAGGGCGTGTTGAATATTGGTATTTGCAATGAAAAATGAGAAAAATCGCACGTTTTTCAAGGAAAAAACACAGGCTGATAGTCGTTCTATCAGCCAAGTTTTTGACGATGAAAAACAAGATTTAGCCATTTTTCATGCAAAAATTGGTTGAAATTGTCAAATTTTGCCATATCTATAAGAATGTTATAAATGTTCAACACGCCCTAGACAACCGTATGCAAAACAACCAACCCTTATCCACGCTTACACCCAACAGTGATAGCGACAAAATCGCTGATGACATCAAAGACACCCACGCCACTGCCACAGCGTTAAGTCGCTATATTGAAGTGCTACTGCACGCCAGCGAGTCGCCTTTGACGGCAGATGATTTAAAAAAGCATTTGATGATAAGCCAAGATGAATTTGATGTGGCACTGGCGGTGCTAGAAGAGCGTTTGTCGCACAGCGTGCTGACCCTTGCCAAGACCGCCAGTGGCTATCGCTTGCAAATCAAGGACTCGTACAGTCGCATCATTCATCAGGTATTCCCCGAACGCCAAGAGACCCTAAGCCAAGCCCTGTTAGAGACCCTAAGTGTCATCGCTTATAAACAGCCTGTTACTCGCTCGGATATCGAGCATATTCGTGGCGTGAGCGTGTCTAGCCATATCTTACGCCAACTGTTTGATAAGGGTTGGATTATGGAAAAGGGACATAAAGACGTGTTGGGTCGCCCTGCCTTATTGCACACCACCAAGGCGTTTTTGGACGCATTTGGTTTGACTGATTTAAAAGAATTGCCCGAATTGCCTGATTTGGAAAATTTTAAAGTGGACGGCTAGGGCTTATATTAAAATAACTGATTTCATGATATTGGGTTTTTATTAAACCGCTCAATTTACCTTAAATTATTTGATTTTAATTTATTTTAATTTATAATCATTTAATTTCAAAATACACCAATGACAGTAGGTGCGTATGACGCACCAATCAGATTTTTCATTTAAAAGGTGCGCGGTACGCACCTTACTATTATTTGATTTTAATTTTAATTTGGTATTATTAAATTGAGATATGTAGGGGTGAATTGTATTCGCCCAAGTATTTTATTTAAAAAATACATTTTAAAAATTTTAGGTATCTAATTAATCATATTTTCAATTATAAATTTACAACCATTAATATCGCAATTTCCCCTATTGATTTTAAAAATCCCACCCTATCTTTTTCTTTTGCGTTTTATCATCATAAATTTAATCATACGCTCGGAACGACGAAACCATTTTTCCATATGCACATAACTGATTGCCGAGAGAAAAATAATGGTAATCGGCAGAAGCATTGACCAATAGCCATATTTGGCATACAGCCACACCGCCACAAAGCCACCGCCAAAAAATCCCCACCATAACGCACTTTGTAGCACCACTTTGGCAAGACTGACCTTTCGCCCCACAAGCCAATGCCCCACAGTCGCCCCCAAATCGGACGTTACCCCAGTCAGATGCGTGGTACGCACCACCGCCCCATGATAGGTTGCCACCATGGAGTTTTGTAGTCCGCACGCCATGGCGATGAGCATTTGCCCGTAGTCGTTGCCCGATAGATACAGCGACAGACTGCCACAGAGCAGGACAAATTCTAGGTACATGGCATAGCCATAATGACGTTTGATGTGTAGCTCACTGCCCCCGATAATCATGCCACTTAGCACCGAGCCAAGCCAAAACGAGCCCACCGACACAAGCAGTAGCCATAGGTTTTCCCAGTCATGATGAAAAGACGTAACCGCCAGCAGGCTGATGTTGCCCGTAACGTGTGATGCCGAAACGTGAGTAAATCCCATGAGTGCGGTTGTATTCAAAATGCCAGCACTAAATGCCAACACCACCGCCCCACACAGTACCCAAGTGGGAAGTTGGTTTTGCATGACGGATGAATGAGTGATACCAAACCAATTAGTTTACAAAACTTTGGACAAAAATAAAAGCACACAACACAAGACGTGCTTGATTGTGTGCTGTTAAAATGTTACAAAATTTTACAAGACTTAGGCGTGTCTTACTCGGTATCGTCCGCCACCAGTTCTATAAGCTCACTGCTTAGTCCGACAGTATTAAACCCTGCGTCCACAAACAAAATCTCGCCTGTAATACCGCTCGCCCAAGGCGATAGCAGGAATAAAGCGGCGTTACCCACTTCCATTTGATTGACGTTGCGTTGTAAGGGCGTTACTTTTTCGGTAACGTCCAGCATTTTGCGGAATGACTTGATGCCACTGGCGGCAAGCGTACGAATGGGGCCTGCACTAATGGCATTGACACGAATGCCTTCTTTGCCCAGCGAGCTTGCCAAATAACGCACGGACGATTCTAGACTGGCTTTGGCAAGTCCCATGACGTTGTAATTTGGCAATACAGAAATACTGCCTTCATAAGTCAAAGTCAAAAGCGAACCTTGACGTTTGGCAAGCAATTCACGACTGGCTTTGGCAAGTGCCACAAAGCTGTATGAGCTGATGTCGTGAGCGATGGCAAAGCCTTCACGGGTCGTGGCGTCTGTAAAATCACCGTCCAACTGCTCGGCAGGGGCAAAACCAATGGCGTGTACCACACCGTTCACGCCGTCGCCCCAAATGCGAGCTACTTCATCAAAGCATTTGGCAATCTCATCATCCGAGCTAACATCACAAGGCAACACCGCCACCGCCCCAAAGGTCTCGGCCGCCATGTCTACCCGTTTTTTGATTTTGTCGTTGGGGTAAGTCAAAATCAGCTCCGCCCCTTCACGGTGCAAGCACTCGGCAATCGCCCACGCAATCGACAGCTTACTGGCAATGCCCGTTACCACAAATCGTTGACCTTTTAATAACATCAGTCGCTCCACGCATTTAGTTAAAATTGTTGGCATTATACCACAGATTTTGTCAAATGGGGAAAATTTAGGAACGATTGTAAACTTTTAATTAATCGCCATTTATTTGAATTTGGCTATTTTAAAAGGGTAAATTTAAAAAAGCAAAAATTACAACCCATTACCATGACAAAGCACACAAACCATTTGGCAAATCTTGTCTTTTTCGCTATAATATCACGTTTATTTTTATTTGATAATACCATGTGCCAACATTGCGACAGCCACGCCACGCCCGCCTTTTCTTTTGATGTAGAAGCCACCGCCCAGAACTACGCCAATATCATCTCCGCCAGTGGCGAGAACCTAAGCCGTGAAGGACTGCTTGATACGCCCATGCGTGCCGCCAAAGCCTTTCGGGACTTGACGGCAGGCTATCATCAAGACCTGCATACGGTTGCCAATAATGCCATTTTTGCCAGCGATAATGCTGATTTGGTGCTTGTGCAAAACATTGAATTTTATTCATTGTGCGAACATCACATCCTGCCATTTTTTGGCGTGGCACACATCGGCTATCTGCCAAATGGTAAGGTATTGGGCTTATCCAAACTGGCTCGCATTGTTGATATGTATGCCAAACGCCTACAAATCCAAGAAAACTTAACCAAACAAGTCGCCCAAGCCATTCATGAGCTTACGAACTGTCGTGGTGTGGCGGTCGTCATGGACGCAAGCCATATGTGCATGATGATGCGTGGCGTGGGCAAACAACAGTCCACCACCCGCACCACCTGTATGCTTGGGGTGTATGAGACGGACAATCAAGCCAGAAATGAATTTTTGAGCACCATTCCTAAGCGTGTGCCAGCATTTGGCTGATGGTGATCTATTTTAGAATTAGAAATAGGCACGATAAAAAGCCCTTAATGTAGAGTTAAGGGCTTTTTAATTGGGTTAATGATGGGTTAAATGATGTGGATTAACCCAAAAACGCATTATACATCCAAATTTCTTTTTCTTGGGCTTGAACATATTC
This Moraxella sp. K1664 DNA region includes the following protein-coding sequences:
- a CDS encoding outer membrane protein transport protein is translated as MFNYKHLAVAIASISAVGVADAAGLDRSGQDITAFLQDGTYGEVVYTYIDADVSGKDISDNSISDIAEAYDFGRFGVKADINDTFSVGVLYDEPWGAAVQYGGSNNFVSQGADATVNALTGGLAPNVATAQARFAQAQAGIAQLQNAIAQTAAAGGDTTALQAQLASTVTTARNLGSALNVASTAEEQKDEGTNVEIRTQNATLLLGAKLGENKNFQIYGGPQMQRLTGEVHLRGTAYGGMGGYDANIGADMGYGWVAGVAYHKPEIALKAALTYRSEIDHERSIAEFVPATGYAGSRDFKVTLPESWNLDFQTGINPTTLLTAKVRYVPWSDFNITPPQYSDTIKGSNPALYPNGLPIVRYAKDQWSAEVGLGKKVSDKLAVSGSVGYDSGAGNPVSTLGPIKGYYSLGLGAKYNVTPEWSVSLGGKYFKFGDATAQIPTQVGTDASVARFEDNDGYAVGLKLAYQKK
- a CDS encoding IS110 family transposase, whose product is MRLLKQTLHKQGKRQMIHYIGIDISKAKFDVAFINPSTNKVKTKVFNNNKAGFDLLLAWLKTNVSNHLDELHIILEATGVYHEHLSEFLDDNNIKQSIVNPNYVRKFADSLGVIHKTDKKDSIILSRYGYSHKPEVWVAPSIEAKQLKALLARLEALKEDLQREQNRQELLLSPNLPDLVKASMQTVINVLQEEIAKLTKDIDDFVDKQPSLKQDKTLLETIDGIGSVIAKEVVCLIHTKQFKKASQMASFLGLIPKQRQSGVFKGATKLSKQGQVSLRAKLYMSAMSAIRYNSTIKAFYERLQQNGKTKMQALCACMRKLVHICFGVIKTQTSFEQQVSLS
- a CDS encoding SlyX family protein; its protein translation is MTGTHADITDLQIKIAYLENTVDTLNDVIAQQDKTLKDLQDQLKLLYKFLESRDDDGIAPFDLLADRPPHY
- a CDS encoding lipid A biosynthesis acyltransferase — encoded protein: MPDLTATHKQTSMADKAPFQWEFLLPKYWGIWLALMIFLPLVYLPLRIQFWLGRKIGELAYMLIKRRVKDTLTNLTLAFPNKSDDEKVLIAKQVFVNQGIGIFETLNAWFRPNVFKRTFSISGLQHLITAQKENKAVILLGGHFTTLDLGGRLCTQFFPADCLYRKQNNPLLEWFIYNGRRHIFDEQINSRDMKKLISRIKDSKVIWYSPDQDFGLEHGVMATFFGVPSATIIAQRRFASMNKKNPPVFIAFDMIRQTPDNIPKGKRPHYHISLSPVIENYPSDDEVADAQRINDIMEHSIKKDIAQWMWFHRRFKTQADGTDYYG
- a CDS encoding ATP-binding cassette domain-containing protein, with protein sequence MALIHLKNISLAFGVAPVLDHVNFSLDVGERVCLIGRNGEGKSTLFKLIDGTQSPDDGEIIIADGIKIAMLAQDVPSDDGTLLDIVMNGDEKVATLLRQYHDLSDKCGTGDMTACERMTDVQHEIDALHGWELERNARTLLDNMGLNPTDRLADLSGGRKRRVLLARALVVKPDVLLLDEPTNHLDVESIDWLENYLLGQNLTVLFITHDRKFVDNLATRIVELDRGKLSTYDVTQGVKGYARYQELKELELASEQKSFEEFDKKLAQEEVWIRQGIKARRTRNEGRVRALKALREERKQRRDVVGSVSLTQNISEKSGKIVCEVKDLTLQYDGKILVKNFSTLLMRGDKVGIIGNNGVGKTTLIRTVLGLDDSAKVGGTVKLGTNLNIAFFDQLKDQLDFDKSVAENVSEGSDYVDVGGRRTHILGYLQDFLFTPNRARTPVKALSGGEKARVLLAKNLLKPANVLVLDEPTNDLDMATLELLEEFVAGFDGTILLISHDRTFMDNVVTQTWVFGTDKDGHGVIDEYVGGYQDYLTQKARHEPTKPKADKVEKSETVKADKPKSDTPKAEQKRKLSYKEQRELESLPNEIADLESEQSELNDKLADGSLFVSDLALATQYSERLGEIDELLMEKLERWDELENLVK